The genomic window TACTCTGATGATGCCAGATTGCAGGACCAGAAGTTCTGAAGAGGTAAGCGCCTAAAAGGTTTTCGTGGATTTGTTTGGGAGAATGTTGAGTAAATATATTTTCCCTTATGTTATGGTTAGTTTATATGCCTGTGCGTTGCGTTTTAAACAGACGTATAATCTGCCTTAAAGTCGTGTTTTCGAATGGCAATTGTTCGTACTGATCCATGTTATTATTCCCGTCTGTGAAGGATAGTGTTCATCGCTTAATAAATATACACTCATATCAGCACAGTAGAAATTACGCCATGTCTATGAAACTCATATAACTAAACCATAATTCCTCAACGCAAGCGCAATATTTAGCTCCAGTCTAGAGCGATTCACGTTCACGTTTCACAGTGGTTCCCAGTAAACATTATGTGTAAGTAGTTTTTTTAACTGAGCTGCACGAAGAACGCTGCCTTTGACTGAGTTCCAGACATTTGTTGTTTCCCATGTTGTAATTCATATCGCGtgtgtgaggatttgacagaccaagacccaatcgcagacccactgagtaaaataagatttattcaaaacagaaatcagaatccaatctcaaaaacagtgtcaagtccaaggtcaaatccagaaatccagagggcaaacaaatccaaatcgtaagGCAAAAGAATGGtcaaaacaggtccaggtaaacacggtcaaaatTACAGATCACGAAAGGCAAAACACAcggactggcagagagaacaaaaggtcacaatctgacaaagaacaggtacaaacacaggacttaaatgcacagaacaataaacagcagagacagactattggaggagacaaaccaggtaataatagggatcaggtggggggcggggacaggagtacacagggacaaacagaagcacatggcaaaaccaaaacaaacaaaaacacaactcgacaatacacaggatggccagcagggcggccagattccccaatcctggcTGATGTACTGACAGCGTGCTCTTGTGAATAGGTTTTACTCATTAAAACCCCCAGTCCATTTAACATATAGCACTGCTGTGCAATTTGAGTATTCCCAACTTGTGTAAATAACAGTTGATGATTAAATCGGTGCACGGGAGTGCCATGTTACCTTTACTAATCTCTCAGATTGTTATTTGGACTCGAATAAATCCACACAGGACCTCCTCATACTGAAATAATCGATTAACGACTTGAAATATAGAATTTCACTCACGAAAACAATTTTACAGGCATAGCTCTACTGGAAAATCGTACCATGTAGCAGCTCTAATGTTCAGATgcaataaaagaaacagagggtgTCAGTGTAACACAAGGAAACGGACAGGACGTTAAGCCCTGCCCTTCACATAGCGCTACGGGGAGCTGCATTGTTTCTAAATAGACGGGAGAGTATGTAGCACACCGCACTGAAATGTCCAAGAATTAATTGCTGAGGGGTGACAAAAGACGTTGTTCGCGTGTAAACGACATCGTTTCAGTGAATGAACGTTTTAAGATCGATCATAACACTACAGTACTAGAATCAACTGAAACGGCTGTCGCAATGAAAGACGCGGAACAAAGACGCATGTCCTCGTGGAGTGTTTTGcgcttcttttttctcttgtattGTGCTGAACAAATTTCGGCCCAAATAAGGTACTCTGTTCCAGAGGAAGTTAACGAGGGATCCATTGTGGGAAATATTGCTAAGGATTTGGGGCTTGATGTTCGTACTTTGGTGGAGAGGCGGTTCCGCATTGTCTCTGGGTCTAAGGACGCTCTTTTCCAGGTAAATGAGAAGAACGGCGTCATGTATGTTCTAAAAAAAATCGACAGAGAGGAACTGTGTGACAGCAAAATCACCTGTTACGTTAATTTAAAAATTGCTGTTGAAAATCCATTAGAAATCCATCACATTTCAGTAGAAATAACGGACATAAACGACAACACCCCCAGTTTTTCCGAGAATGAACAACATTTTGACATAGCCGAGCACACCCGTACAGGGACGCGTTTTCAGCTGCACAGAGCACGAGACCCAGATATAACACAGAATTCTGTGCATTTATATAAATTAAGCCAGAGTGATTATTTTGATATCGATACTAGAAATGGCGATGAGGAAAAAATACCATTTTTAGTGTTGAAAAAACCTCTGGACCGTGAAAATATAGCAGAACACCAACTCGTCCTAACAGCAGTAGACGGTGGAAATCAGCCGAGATCTGGGACTCTCAACGTGACTGTTACCGTTCTCGATATAAATGACAACCCTCCAGTTTTCAGCCAGGACAAATATTCAGTTGTTATACACGAAAATGCTACTGTTGGCTCAATCGTGACGAAGATAAATGCGACAGATATCGACGAAGGTTCTAACAGTGAAATTGAATATGCCCTGGGTAAGACGTTAAAGCGTAAAGTATATGATACTTTCCAATTGGATCATGTCACAggtgaattaaaaataaaaggagagTTGGACTTCGAGGACACGGAGGTTTATAAACTAGACGTGCTAGCGACCGATAAAGGACAGCCTCCCTTAACCACTGAAAGTAGAGTCATAATAAGGATTCTCGATGTAAACGATAATAAACCAGAGTTAGAAGTGACGTCGCTTTCTAATGTGGTATCTGAGGACTCTAAGCCAGGCACAGTTATTTCTCTGGTTAGTATATCAGATAAAGACTCCGGAGTTAATGGCAAAGTATTGTGCAGCCTCTCAGACAGTTTGCCATTTCAATTAAAGCAATCTTTCCAGGACAATATGTATTCTTTAGTGACCAAAGGGTCTTTAGACAGAGAACTCATATctaattatgacatcacaataacagCAACTGACATGGGTCAACCTCCTCTGTCCACGTTTAAAACACTAAACGTGCAAGTGTCAGATGTGAACGACAACAGTCCACAATTTTCTCAAAATCCAGTTGAGTTTTATCTGGTTGAAAATAACGCTCCGGGAGCGTTAATATTTTCGGTAAGCGCTTCTGACAAGGACATAAATGAAAATGCTATGATATCATACCGTATTGTTAGAGGTAATGggtcacaaaatgacatgacaTCTTTCCTCAATATCAATTCTGAGAACGGAAATATTCATGCATTAAAGAGCTTTGACTTTGAAAAAGTGAAAGCTTTTCAGTTTCATGTAGTTGCCACAGACAGTGGTGTTCCATCGCTGAGCAGTAATGTAACCGTTAAAGTGTTCATACTTGATGAGAACGACAACATGCCAGTGATCTTGTCTCCAGTCAGTACTAACGGCTCTGCTGAAACAGTAGAGGAGATTCCCCGAAATGTGAACGCAGGCCATTTGGTGACTAAAATCAGAGCATATGACGCCGATATTGGATACAATGGCTGGTTATTATTCTCACTACAGGAAATTACTGACCACAGTCTCTTTGGTTTGGACCGCTACACAGGACAGATAAGGACCCTTCGCtcattcacagaaacagacGAGGCTGACCATAAACTGGTCATAGTGGTCAAGGACAACGGGAACGTTTCACTTTCAGCAACGGCAACTGTGATTATCAAGGCTGTGGAGCCCAAAGAAGCATTTGCGGCCTCTGATGATAAAGGCGCTGTGAAAGAGGATGAGGAAAACAGCGCGACGTTTTATTTAATCATTACATTGTGCTCTGTGTCAGTGCTTTTTCTGATTACTGTCATCGTGTTGATTGTAATGCAGTGCTCCAAACCTACAGACTACACTTCCAAGTATTTACAAGACACAACGTATGACGGAACATTGTGTCACAGCATCCAATATAGATCTGGCGACAAACGATACATGTTAGTTGGGCCCAGAATCAGTATGGGTTCTACCATAAGCCCGGGCAGCAATGGGAATACGTTGACTGCAGACAGCCGACACGAGTCGACTTTAGGGGTGAGTTTGTCTCTACTTTATTGCGTCCTCTGCTACATTTCCCATTTGAACTACAAATGTGTTTCTATTGGTTAAGTGTGGTGAGGTAAGAACGTTTGTAAGCAACGGCTGCTATTAAAGATCGACtttctaaaaataaactttGATGATTAGAAAACTATTTTGTAATATAATTTTCCAGCAGTTCCAGCATGTTCACACGCTACACCAAGCCGTGATGACCACGGAACTTGCTCATGACCACTCCACAACATATATCATATGCCTAAACCCTGCGTTGCGTATTGACGCAAAAGGCGCCTCACAAGAAGTCGCGACATCATCTTAGATAGTATGGGGTAGGGTGAGTATACAGTCATAGTTATTGCCATGAGAACGCCAGAAAGACTAGAGCTTATGGTCTGCGCAAGGTAGGACAACACgctaacagtgtaacagtgacagtagCCTGGGTCTAACAGGCTCGGCGGCCACTTATATAGCAGCACAGACAAGAGGTCACAAACAAGGCTCAGTGATGGCACCGCGATcgacacaataaaaacaacacaaacaatataTACATTATGCAAATAACAATGACTTTCACTTACTATTTGTCTACTTGAAAATGTAGTCCATGTGCCGACCTTTCTTTGTGAAGACCTTTATTACGACGTAGCAGAATTCTATGCAATTCTTGTGaaagtttcagtgattttcCGCCCCTTCATTCATTGTAGATATAACTGTGGTGTGAGTCTCCCTGTATCTCCCCATGTTTTCCTACATCTCTGAAAATTTTGAAAATTAAGTTGGTCTATGTCCATTGTGGCCTACTGTTTTGAAGCTACCTATCCAGTAATCATTGGCAAGTGGAACAGCGCTCAGTATAACGTTGTAATTTAATTCAGAACTAGGCTCAAGTTAGCACGAacaattataatattaaattatAACAGGTACGTTATTTTACATTAACCGCACATTTACGGATAAAGTGAGCAGGACTGCCATTTGACGTTAATTGTGTAGCATATGGAACCAAGAACGCATGCGCCAAACAGATGAAAGGCTTGCCTTTCAAATGAACGAGGCGAAAAACAGTGCTTAAAAGCCAAGACCCAGGCTGTCGCTCTTATGACATTTTCTTGATTTTACGTGGCAAAAGTCAATGTTTTCTAATCTTCAATTTTCTAATGATTAAAGTAATACAGGcagaacataaaaatacagttcaGTCAATTATATGGTTACCTATGCAAACAACTTTATTACgttttctttttacattcatactaatttttattttgctcattGTTGGCACTGCCTACCTTGCCTATCCTGACTGTCTATTACTGACTTCTATTCAGTGAAAAACAGGAACAATATATAGTAGTATATGCTTCATGCACAGGGTGTCACTGCTATACAGTTTAAATGCATCTGTGCTCATGTGCATAGCCTTCCCATAGTCCATTGCGCGGGCTCAGGAGAAGGCTacgtcttttctgttttctgtagtGACATATGACGCTCTGTAGTATCTCATGTCTCAGTCTGAAGAATGATATAGCCTATTGGTTGTAAATCGCGTCTGAAATAATGTCTCGGATTACTACAGTGTTGTGAATTGTTACTTCATGCCTTGCAAAACAAGAGCCAGTGGGTGATGCTTCAGCAAATAAAACTATCATTTCATCATGGGAATCCGTTTGAATGCTGCTTTGTTGAGAGGAGTGATTCTGCATTCTCTTCTTGCACTGTTCTTTTATGAAGAAGCGTTTTCTCAAATTCGCTACTCTGTCGCAGAGGAATCAAAGCAAGGGGCCGTTGTGGGAAATATTGCAAAGGATTTGGGATTTGATGTGGCTAAACTGATCGAGCGCAGATTTCGGATTGTGTCGGGCGCAAACGACAGTCTTTTACAAATAAACCAAGAGAATGGCGCACTGTTAGTCGGTGGGAATATCGATAGAGAGCAACTGTGTGGGAAAATTAGCTTGTGCTCACTTAATCTCAAAATCGCAGCAGAAAATCCTTTGGTAATACATTATATTGAGGTTGAAATAACGGATATAAACGACCACTCACCACAATTTCCTGAAAACGTAAAACATTTGGAAGTATCTGAGAATGCCGTGCCACATGGTACTCGCTTCCCACTAGATCCCGCGCGAGACCCAGATGTCGGCATAAATTCGCTGCGTAAGTACATACTCAGTCCAAATGATCACTTTGAACTGGATGTTAAAACTAGGGGCGAGGAAAAAATACCTTTTTTGATTCTGAAAAGGGCgttagacagagagcaaaaatcTCAGTTAGCTTTAATACTGACAGCTTATGACGGAGGGATACCCGAGAAGTCAGGTATCTTAAATGTTACTGTTAAGGTAATTGACATAAACGACAACGCACCGGTTTTTGATCGACAGGTGTATACTGTGATTTTAGATGAAAATTCTCCTCTAGGTACGTCTGTAGTACGTTTACACGCCACAGATTTAGACGAAGGCGCTAATGGACAAATTGTGTACACCTTTGACAAAACTCTTAAAAACAAAGCGTTTGAGTTATTTGAGATAGAAGCAAGCACAGGAGAGATATTTGTAAAAGGGTTGATCGATTTTGAGGAACAAAGCGTTTACGAAATTGATGTTCAGGCTACTGACAAGGGGCCGGTGGCCTTGACTGGTCAATGTAGTGTCATTATTGATGTGAGAGATATAAATGACAACGCTCCAGAGATTGAGGTAACTGCTCTGTCCAGCCACCTACCAGAGAACGCGAGTCAAGGCGCAGCTGTAGCACTCATTAGCATTTCAGATAAGGACTCTGGAGAAAATGGTGTCGTAATATGTTCTCTTCCAGAAGAGTCTCCTTTTGAGTTGAAACCATCTTTTCAGAGTAATGTTTACTCCTTGGTTACCAAGGCTCGACTGGACCGAGAGAGTACGCCCATGCACTTTGTAACCATAACCGCTACTGACAAGGGAGACCCTTCCCTGTGCGCTTACAAAACAATCAAGGTAGACATttcagatgttaatgataacAGGCCAATCTTTTCCGAAAATCCGTATACTTTTTATATGtcagaaaacaacacaccaGGTGCATCGATATTCTCACTGAGTGCGTCAGATATGGACCAGAATGAGAATGCTCAAATATCCTATCATATTGAGAAAGGCGAGAGTACCGAACAAAACGTAGTGTCCTATCTAAATATTAATTCTGAGGATGGTACCGTTTACGCGTTAAAACGCTTTGATtttgagagaacaaaaaagttCCAATTCCAAGTGATCGCCAGAGACTCCGGAAGTCCGCCTCTAAGTACCAACGTATCAGTGAACGTGTTTATCCTGGATGAGAACGACAACGCTCCTGTGATACTATCTCCACTTAACGTTAACGGCTCTGCAGAGGGTGTGGAGGAGATTCCGCGAAATGTGAACGCAGGCCATTTGGTGGCCAAAGTGAGAGCATATGACGCTGATATAGGATACAATGGctggttgttattttttttgctcGAAGTCACTGACCACAGTCTTTTTGGTTTGGATCGCTATACAGGACAGATAAGGACCCTTCGCCCATTTACAGAAACAGATGAGGCTGAGCACAAACTGATCATAGTGGTCAAAGACAACGGAAACGTTTCACTCTCAGCAACGGTGACTGTGATTATAAAGATCGTGGAGCCAAAAGAAGCGTTTGCGGCTTCTGATATTAAAAGCACAGTAATAGAAGATGAGGAGAACAACATGACGTTTTATTTAATCATTACATTGTGCTCAGTTTCTGTGCTTTTTCTGATCAGTATTATCGTGCTGATTGTAATGCAGTGCTCCAAATCTACAGACTATTCCTCCAAGTATTTACAAGACACAAGTTATGACGGAACACTGTGTCACAGCATCCAGTACAGATCCGGAGACAAACGGTATATGTTGGTTGGGCCCAGAATGAGTGTTGGTTCTACCATAGTCCCAGGCAGCAATGGAAATACACTGTTGGTACCAGATCGTAGGACCAGAGTTTCTGGAGAGGTAAGAACGCGAGATAGCTCCTCAtaaatttttacttttatttcatgATCCTGAAATAGTGTGACAGAAATCCTATGAATGAACAAAGAATGGTTCATGCAGCAGATTTTAAAAAGCATATAAGAGCACCCAAGAAACAATTTATAGATGACtctaataaatgaatgaatatattaCGTTTACTTGCACTGACTTCCTAACAATCTTCTTAAATGATGTCTTCAGGTCGCTGTCCAGAACACTAGTTCTGAACTTACTAAgctgagaggtgagagaggtgtttgaaAGTGTGATGGTGGATAGTTTTACTCTATTGCTTTACTGTGGTTTGATTGAATTTGATATAAATATGTACAGTTATAGCATGGTATGAGTGTAAAACATAGCGTTCGTTTATATAAAAATTATTGCTTGCTACAACTCCACTGTAATAAAGCTGAAGATCGCATGATGTCAGTGTATAACTAGAATTAGATCGTGACTGTGAAAGATACCTCCCCTATTTTCCGTGACCGCCCCTTCACTTTTCTTGGTACATTTTCACTCGCACATGGCGACTCGACTGATAGGAAAcgtttttaaattaaatatctTCGCCGTACTTTTTGTCACATTCATGGATAATGACATTATCAGGCGGATggctaaataaacaaatagctAAATAGGTTATAGGCGGTGCTCGCTACTAATCATCTGTGAAAATGGAACAAAGAGGACGCGCGTCATTGCGATCTATGTTCGCATTTTCAGCGATATTGCTGTTCTTTTGGAAAGGTGTCATAGGCCAGATTCGGTATTCTGTCTCTGAGGAGCAGCAAGATGGGACCGTTGTGGGAAATATCGCAAAGGATTTGGGAATTGATTCTAGAACCTTAAAGGAGAGAGGATTCCGTATTGTGTCAGCATCAAGAGATTCACTGTTTAATGTGAATCAGGATGACGGCATTTTGTACCTCAGTAAGAGactggacagagaggagatatgCGAGAAAAGCATTACCTGTGTGATCAACCTAAAAATCGCAGTGGAAAATCCGCTAGAGGTTCACTATGTAGGGGTAGAGATTTTAGACATAAATGACAATGCACCAAGTtttccagagaaaaacaaacagttggAGATATGGGAGTCTGCTTTACCAGGGGCACGTTATCAGCTACAGGCGGCACGGGACCTTGATAGTGGAGCTAACGCAGTTCAGAGCTATAAACTGACTCATACTGATTATTTCCGCTTAGATATAAAAGACCGTGGCGCAGATGGTAAAATACCCATTTTAGTTTTGCAAAAGCCTTTGGACAGAGAGCTCACGAAGAACATGAGATTTTTGTTGACCGCTGTTGACGGAGGAAGGCCTCCTAAATCTGGAACTATGGAAATTGTTGTTACTGTATTGGATGTAAATGACAACATGCCTGTTTTTACTAAAGACGTTTACTCTGTCTCGCTGAATGAAGATGCGGAAATTGGAACAACAGTTGTGCAGGTGAACGCCACTGATTTGGATGAGGGCTCAAATGGTGAGGTTATCTATTCATTTGGCAGTAATGCTGACGACAAATTGCgtgaaatgtttgaaatagaCGCAGTCACTGGCGAAATCACTGTGAAAGGCCCAATAGATTATGAGGTTAAGGATAATTATGAGATCGATATCCAGGCATCTGATAAAGGATCTATTCCTATGAAAACGGATAAAAGTGTAGTCATTAAAATTGTTGACGTAAATGACAATGTACCTGAGATAGAAGTGACATCATTTTCGACAGAAATCCGTGAAGACTCTAGACCCGGGACGACAGTGGCTCTGATCAGTGTCAACGATTTGGACTCTGGTCTAAATGGAAAAGTTTCATGCTCCTTACCAGAAGACGTGCCATTCAAATTAACGCCATCGACACAAAATAATATTTACTCTTTGGTTACAGATGCAGAGCTGGACAGGGAAAAGACTTATCaatatgacattacattaaCCGCCACAGACGCAGGAAAACCACCTTTAAcctcttttaaaacaataactgtCGTAGTGTCTGACGTAAATGATAATAGTCCACAGTTTTCTCTGTCCCCATACATGTTTTATGTCGCTGAAAACAACGCTCCAGGCgcatctttgttttctgtctcagcTTCTGACTGTGACTTAAATGAAAACGCACGTGTCAGCTATCAAATTTGGAGAGACCGCGGTGAAGACAAGTATTCATCATTCCTGAACATAAATTTTGAAAATGGTGGGATATACGCTCTGCAAAGCTTTGACTAtgaaacaattaaaacatttcaattccTGGTAATAGCTTCAGACTCTGGTACTCCATCGCGTAGCAGTAATGTAACCGTAAAAGTGTTTATTCTGGATGAGAACGACAATGCTCCAGTGATCTTATCGCCTGTCAGCACTAACGGCTCTGAAGGCGTGGAAGAGATTCCCCGAAATGTGAACGCAGGCCATTTGGTGACCAAAGTCAGAGCCTATGATGCAGATATAGGATACAATGGCTGGTTATTATTTTCTCTGCAAGAAATTACTGACCACAGTCTCTTTGGTCTGGACCGCTATACAGGACAGATAAGAACTCTTCGGtcattcacagaaacagacGAGGCTGAGCATAAACTGGTCATAGTGGTCAAGGACAACGGGAACATTTCACTTTCAGCAACGGCGACTGTGATTATCAAGGCCGTGGAGCCCAAAGAGGCGTTTGCAGCATCTGATGTTATAAGTGCAGTTAAAGACGATGAGGAAAACcatgtgacattttatttgatcattaCTTTAGGCTCAGTTTCCGTGCTTTTTCTGA from Chanos chanos chromosome 2, fChaCha1.1, whole genome shotgun sequence includes these protein-coding regions:
- the LOC115804924 gene encoding protocadherin-23-like; amino-acid sequence: MKDAEQRRMSSWSVLRFFFLLYCAEQISAQIRYSVPEEVNEGSIVGNIAKDLGLDVRTLVERRFRIVSGSKDALFQVNEKNGVMYVLKKIDREELCDSKITCYVNLKIAVENPLEIHHISVEITDINDNTPSFSENEQHFDIAEHTRTGTRFQLHRARDPDITQNSVHLYKLSQSDYFDIDTRNGDEEKIPFLVLKKPLDRENIAEHQLVLTAVDGGNQPRSGTLNVTVTVLDINDNPPVFSQDKYSVVIHENATVGSIVTKINATDIDEGSNSEIEYALGKTLKRKVYDTFQLDHVTGELKIKGELDFEDTEVYKLDVLATDKGQPPLTTESRVIIRILDVNDNKPELEVTSLSNVVSEDSKPGTVISLVSISDKDSGVNGKVLCSLSDSLPFQLKQSFQDNMYSLVTKGSLDRELISNYDITITATDMGQPPLSTFKTLNVQVSDVNDNSPQFSQNPVEFYLVENNAPGALIFSVSASDKDINENAMISYRIVRGNGSQNDMTSFLNINSENGNIHALKSFDFEKVKAFQFHVVATDSGVPSLSSNVTVKVFILDENDNMPVILSPVSTNGSAETVEEIPRNVNAGHLVTKIRAYDADIGYNGWLLFSLQEITDHSLFGLDRYTGQIRTLRSFTETDEADHKLVIVVKDNGNVSLSATATVIIKAVEPKEAFAASDDKGAVKEDEENSATFYLIITLCSVSVLFLITVIVLIVMQCSKPTDYTSKYLQDTTYDGTLCHSIQYRSGDKRYMLVGPRISMGSTISPGSNGNTLTADSRHESTLGVRVILHSLLALFFYEEAFSQIRYSVAEESKQGAVVGNIAKDLGFDVAKLIERRFRIVSGANDSLLQINQENGALLVGGNIDREQLCGKISLCSLNLKIAAENPLVIHYIEVEITDINDHSPQFPENVKHLEVSENAVPHGTRFPLDPARDPDVGINSLRKYILSPNDHFELDVKTRGEEKIPFLILKRALDREQKSQLALILTAYDGGIPEKSGILNVTVKVIDINDNAPVFDRQVYTVILDENSPLGTSVVRLHATDLDEGANGQIVYTFDKTLKNKAFELFEIEASTGEIFVKGLIDFEEQSVYEIDVQATDKGPVALTGQCSVIIDVRDINDNAPEIEVTALSSHLPENASQGAAVALISISDKDSGENGVVICSLPEESPFELKPSFQSNVYSLVTKARLDRESTPMHFVTITATDKGDPSLCAYKTIKVDISDVNDNRPIFSENPYTFYMSENNTPGASIFSLSASDMDQNENAQISYHIEKGESTEQNVVSYLNINSEDGTVYALKRFDFERTKKFQFQVIARDSGSPPLSTNVSVNVFILDENDNAPVILSPLNVNGSAEGVEEIPRNVNAGHLVAKVRAYDADIGYNGWLLFFLLEVTDHSLFGLDRYTGQIRTLRPFTETDEAEHKLIIVVKDNGNVSLSATVTVIIKIVEPKEAFAASDIKSTVIEDEENNMTFYLIITLCSVSVLFLISIIVLIVMQCSKSTDYSSKYLQDTSYDGTLCHSIQYRSGDKRYMLVGPRMSVGSTIVPGSNGNTLLVPDRRTRVSGEVRTRDSSS
- the LOC115805638 gene encoding protocadherin alpha-8-like is translated as MFAFSAILLFFWKGVIGQIRYSVSEEQQDGTVVGNIAKDLGIDSRTLKERGFRIVSASRDSLFNVNQDDGILYLSKRLDREEICEKSITCVINLKIAVENPLEVHYVGVEILDINDNAPSFPEKNKQLEIWESALPGARYQLQAARDLDSGANAVQSYKLTHTDYFRLDIKDRGADGKIPILVLQKPLDRELTKNMRFLLTAVDGGRPPKSGTMEIVVTVLDVNDNMPVFTKDVYSVSLNEDAEIGTTVVQVNATDLDEGSNGEVIYSFGSNADDKLREMFEIDAVTGEITVKGPIDYEVKDNYEIDIQASDKGSIPMKTDKSVVIKIVDVNDNVPEIEVTSFSTEIREDSRPGTTVALISVNDLDSGLNGKVSCSLPEDVPFKLTPSTQNNIYSLVTDAELDREKTYQYDITLTATDAGKPPLTSFKTITVVVSDVNDNSPQFSLSPYMFYVAENNAPGASLFSVSASDCDLNENARVSYQIWRDRGEDKYSSFLNINFENGGIYALQSFDYETIKTFQFLVIASDSGTPSRSSNVTVKVFILDENDNAPVILSPVSTNGSEGVEEIPRNVNAGHLVTKVRAYDADIGYNGWLLFSLQEITDHSLFGLDRYTGQIRTLRSFTETDEAEHKLVIVVKDNGNISLSATATVIIKAVEPKEAFAASDVISAVKDDEENHVTFYLIITLGSVSVLFLISIIVLIVMQCSKTTDYSSKYLQDTSYDGTLCHSIQYRSGDKRYMLVGPRMSIGSTLAPGSNGNTLIVPDRRTRSDEVRV